The stretch of DNA TATTTGCTATTGTTTTTGTCAACTCTATAAATTCTTCTACGGATAATTGTTCAGGACGCATATTAAATATAGGGTTAGTGAGCAATTCATTATCTTTACCTATCAATGCTTTTAAGGAGTTACGCATAGTTTTGCGTCTCTGATTGAAAGCTGTTTTAACAACTGTACGCAGCAGGCTTTCATCACAATCTAATGTAGTTCGATTGTTTCTGGTCATTTTTATAACTGCCGACTTAACCTTAGGAGGAGGGTCGAACACTACAGGTTCTACAGTAAAAAGATATTCTATATCATACCATACTTGTAGCAATACAGTTATTATGCCAAACGATTTTTTGCCAGGTTTAGCAGCTAAACGTTCAGCAACTTCTTTTTGTATCATACCTGTGCAACAAGGAATTTTATCTTTATATTCTAATACCTTAAAAAATATCTGACTTGATATATTATAAGGGTAATTGCCAGTTACGCAAAAAGGAGTAGAAAAGTATTCATCTAAATTCATCTTTAGAAAATCTTTCTCTATAATCCTGCCTTTGAGTTTGGCGTAATTATTGTTTAAGTACTCTACCGATTCGGTATCAAGTTCGACTACAGTCAGTTCTCTTTTGTTCTCCAACAAGAACTGAGTAAGCACTCCAGTGCCAGGGCCAACCTCTAATACTGGTAACTCAGGATAATCGTTAATTGTATCAGCTATTCTTTTAGCTATCGATAAATCTTTCAAAAAGTGTTGTCCTAAAGATTTCTTAGGACGTATTTCTCTTCTGTATTGCATATTTTTATTACCTTTGCGACTCACAAAAGTAAGTAAAATTTAGATTGCATACTAATGAATAACAAATTGAAAGCAGGTTTAATTAAATTTGCAAAAACATTTTTTCCTCTATTGTTCGGACTATTTATCTTCTGGCTTGTGTTTAGAAGTATGGATTTCAATGAAATAATGTCGATACTTAAGCAAGATGTTAACTGGTGGTTTATAGCTCTGTCTCTCCCTTTTGGGTTGTTAGCTAACATTGTGCGTGCTTATCGTTGGAATTTATTGATAGCACCTCTTGGTTTTACTCCTAAGAAGTCGAACTTGG from Dysgonomonadaceae bacterium PH5-43 encodes:
- a CDS encoding 16S rRNA (adenine1518-N6/adenine1519-N6)-dimethyltransferase (product_source=KO:K02528; cath_funfam=1.10.8.100,3.40.50.150; cog=COG0030; ko=KO:K02528; pfam=PF00398; smart=SM00650; superfamily=53335; tigrfam=TIGR00755), which gives rise to MQYRREIRPKKSLGQHFLKDLSIAKRIADTINDYPELPVLEVGPGTGVLTQFLLENKRELTVVELDTESVEYLNNNYAKLKGRIIEKDFLKMNLDEYFSTPFCVTGNYPYNISSQIFFKVLEYKDKIPCCTGMIQKEVAERLAAKPGKKSFGIITVLLQVWYDIEYLFTVEPVVFDPPPKVKSAVIKMTRNNRTTLDCDESLLRTVVKTAFNQRRKTMRNSLKALIGKDNELLTNPIFNMRPEQLSVEEFIELTKTIANNGVSN